A window from Leptospira meyeri encodes these proteins:
- a CDS encoding calcium/sodium antiporter: MDAFLTATFQTLPLPVLLLVIIGSILVLGKAADVLVDEAVSLSTRWGVPKMIIGATIVSLGTTLPEVSVSVLSALEGNPGIALGNAVGSIICDTGLILGIAILISPPDIDKRLVNRQGWIQVLSGFLLVFAALPWANLSSVFSTGGRIDQGTGFVFLILLAVYIYFSIRWSRSKPGEVEAGIDDTTEYDESPFWIIFLKLVVAITLVILSSKVLIPSVQETAVRLSIPDSIIGATLVAFGTSLPELVTAIQASRRGHSELAVGNIIGADILNVLFVSGAAAAVTKNGLEAPVSFFTFYFPSMLIVLVLFRLGIVFSKDKIKRPFGVFLLFIYVLATLAGFVFKG, encoded by the coding sequence ATGGATGCATTTCTTACTGCAACTTTTCAAACCCTTCCCTTGCCAGTTCTTTTACTCGTCATCATCGGCTCCATCCTTGTTTTAGGCAAAGCTGCTGACGTACTTGTCGATGAGGCAGTTTCCCTTTCGACTAGATGGGGAGTTCCCAAAATGATCATTGGGGCCACCATCGTGAGTTTGGGCACAACCCTTCCCGAAGTTTCTGTTTCGGTCCTTTCTGCACTGGAGGGAAATCCTGGAATCGCACTCGGGAATGCGGTAGGTTCTATCATCTGCGATACGGGATTAATTTTAGGAATTGCGATTCTCATTTCCCCACCTGACATAGACAAACGACTTGTCAATCGTCAAGGTTGGATCCAAGTTCTTTCTGGATTTTTACTAGTGTTTGCAGCCCTACCTTGGGCCAACTTATCATCTGTTTTTTCCACTGGCGGCCGGATCGACCAAGGAACTGGTTTTGTATTTTTAATCCTTCTTGCTGTTTATATTTATTTTAGCATTCGTTGGTCCCGTTCCAAACCGGGGGAAGTAGAGGCAGGTATTGATGACACAACCGAGTATGATGAATCCCCATTTTGGATAATCTTTTTAAAACTCGTAGTAGCCATTACGCTTGTAATTTTATCTTCTAAAGTTCTCATCCCTTCCGTCCAAGAAACAGCAGTTCGTTTGTCCATCCCTGATTCCATCATTGGAGCCACACTCGTTGCCTTTGGAACGTCACTTCCGGAACTTGTCACAGCCATCCAAGCTTCCAGACGTGGGCACTCAGAACTTGCTGTTGGAAACATCATTGGTGCGGATATTTTGAATGTTCTTTTTGTTTCCGGTGCAGCGGCTGCTGTAACCAAAAACGGACTCGAAGCCCCGGTAAGTTTTTTTACATTCTACTTTCCATCAATGCTCATTGTTCTTGTCCTCTTTCGTTTAGGAATTGTTTTTTCAAAAGACAAAATCAAACGACCGTTTGGTGTATTTTTACTTTTTATCTATGTCCTGGCAACACTTGCAGGATTCGTATTTAAAGGATAA
- a CDS encoding arginine/lysine/ornithine decarboxylase, giving the protein MYQNGIVQFPIIIIDEDFRSENASGLGIRAIAKALEGEGIEVLGVTSYGDLTSFVQQQSRACGFILSIDDEEFTPETEGEVPDALRQLKDFVTQVRHRNADIPLFLYGETRTSRHIPNSILKELHGFIHMFEDTPEFMARAIHREVKSYLDSLPPPFFRALTQYAHDGSYSWHCPGHSGGVAFLKSPVGQMFHQFFGENMLRADVCNAVDELGQLLDHTGPISASERNAARIFQCDSLYFVTNGTSTSNKIVWHSTVAPGDVVIVDRNCHKSILHAITMTGAIPVFLMPTRNHFGIIGPIPKSEFKWENIQKKIAEHPFAKDVKGNPRILTITQSTYDGILYNVEDIKSELDGKISTLHFDEAWLPHASFHRFYTGMHAIGSDRPRPKESMIFATQSTHKLLAGLSQASQILVQNSEKESLDRNLFNEAFLMHTSTSPQYAIIASCDVAAAMMESPGGNALVEESIEEALDFRRAMRKVDLELEEDWWFSVWGPEALVEEGAGERDEWILKANDRWHGFGDIAEGFNMLDPIKATVITPGMSVEGEFADWGIPALILTKYLAEHGIIVEKTGLYSFFIMFTIGITKGRWNTMVTELQQFKDDYDSNQPLWRVMPKFTTAYPKYDRIGLRDLCQSMHEVYRANNISHLTTEMYLSPMIPAMKPSEAFSKMAHRDIERVPIDELEGRITSVLLTPYPPGIPLLIPGEKFNMTIIRYLQFAREFNSKFPGFETDIHGLVEEKSESGHVTYYVDCVSE; this is encoded by the coding sequence ATGTATCAAAACGGTATCGTACAATTTCCTATCATCATCATTGATGAAGATTTTCGTTCCGAAAATGCCAGTGGTCTTGGCATTCGAGCTATTGCAAAGGCCCTTGAAGGCGAAGGGATTGAAGTTCTGGGTGTTACCAGTTACGGAGATTTAACTAGTTTTGTGCAACAACAGAGCCGGGCTTGTGGATTCATCCTCTCCATTGATGATGAAGAGTTCACTCCAGAAACTGAAGGCGAAGTTCCCGATGCCCTACGCCAACTCAAAGATTTTGTGACGCAAGTGCGTCATAGGAACGCCGACATACCGCTGTTTCTTTATGGGGAAACAAGAACCAGTCGTCATATCCCCAATAGCATTTTAAAAGAATTACATGGCTTCATTCATATGTTTGAAGACACTCCAGAGTTTATGGCAAGAGCCATTCACAGGGAAGTAAAATCATACTTAGATAGTTTACCTCCTCCTTTTTTTCGTGCCTTAACTCAATACGCACATGATGGAAGTTATAGTTGGCATTGTCCGGGCCACTCCGGTGGAGTTGCCTTTTTAAAAAGTCCTGTGGGTCAAATGTTTCACCAATTTTTTGGTGAGAACATGCTTCGAGCTGACGTTTGTAATGCGGTAGATGAACTAGGACAACTTTTGGATCACACAGGACCCATCTCTGCCAGTGAACGAAACGCAGCACGTATTTTTCAATGTGATAGTTTATATTTTGTAACCAATGGAACATCTACTTCCAATAAAATTGTTTGGCATAGTACAGTAGCACCAGGTGACGTAGTGATCGTTGATCGTAACTGTCATAAAAGTATCCTTCATGCCATTACGATGACGGGTGCCATACCTGTTTTTTTAATGCCAACAAGAAACCATTTCGGAATCATTGGTCCCATTCCCAAATCTGAATTCAAATGGGAAAACATTCAGAAAAAAATTGCGGAGCATCCTTTTGCCAAAGATGTAAAAGGAAATCCAAGAATTCTCACCATCACCCAAAGTACGTATGATGGAATTTTATATAATGTGGAAGACATAAAATCAGAGTTAGATGGTAAGATATCAACACTTCACTTTGATGAAGCATGGCTCCCACATGCCTCCTTTCATAGATTCTACACTGGGATGCATGCCATTGGATCGGACAGGCCAAGACCGAAAGAAAGTATGATCTTTGCCACCCAGTCCACACATAAACTTCTAGCTGGTCTTTCACAAGCAAGTCAGATCCTTGTGCAAAATAGTGAAAAAGAATCTTTGGACAGAAACCTATTCAATGAAGCTTTTTTAATGCATACAAGCACGAGTCCGCAGTATGCCATCATTGCTTCTTGTGATGTGGCCGCAGCCATGATGGAATCTCCTGGCGGGAATGCACTTGTAGAAGAATCCATTGAAGAGGCTCTCGATTTCCGACGTGCCATGCGAAAAGTGGACTTGGAACTTGAAGAAGACTGGTGGTTTAGTGTTTGGGGTCCAGAGGCTCTTGTGGAAGAAGGAGCCGGAGAACGGGACGAATGGATCCTAAAAGCAAATGACCGTTGGCATGGGTTTGGTGATATTGCGGAAGGATTCAATATGTTGGATCCAATCAAAGCTACTGTTATCACTCCCGGGATGAGTGTGGAAGGTGAATTTGCTGATTGGGGAATCCCTGCTCTCATTCTCACCAAGTACTTAGCAGAACACGGAATCATCGTTGAAAAAACAGGACTTTATAGTTTCTTTATTATGTTTACCATCGGTATCACCAAAGGTCGTTGGAACACTATGGTTACCGAATTACAACAGTTCAAAGATGATTATGATTCGAACCAACCTCTTTGGCGAGTGATGCCGAAGTTTACCACTGCTTATCCAAAGTATGATAGGATTGGACTTCGTGATCTTTGCCAATCCATGCATGAAGTCTACCGAGCCAACAATATCTCTCACCTAACAACAGAGATGTATTTGAGCCCAATGATTCCTGCAATGAAACCTTCAGAAGCATTTTCTAAAATGGCACATCGTGACATTGAAAGGGTTCCGATTGATGAATTAGAAGGAAGAATTACTTCGGTGTTGCTTACACCCTATCCTCCTGGAATTCCACTACTCATCCCAGGAGAAAAGTTCAACATGACCATCATTCGTTACTTACAATTCGCACGTGAGTTTAACTCGAAGTTTCCAGGTTTTGAAACTGATATCCACGGCCTTGTGGAAGAAAAATCAGAATCAGGCCATGTAACTTACTACGTGGATTGTGTATCTGAATAA
- a CDS encoding valine--pyruvate transaminase, whose amino-acid sequence MTPMQNPPSSLWANRLRQNQGIRSLMEDLGQVTGHPDEILLGGGNPAHIPEAEAIFAEAFQSLAKDPKLGALLGDYQAPIGNDRFRSLAAEFLSPHLGADLRKDNIAFFNGSQNAYSYLLNIHSGKMMDGSFKKILLPIVPDYIGYADQSIEADAFLATKPEVIRTGNRRFRYGLNKTEFDLSIVGCVALSRPTNPTGNILSNKDIEWVEERTQKQKLPLLIDLAYGNPFPNLIGQEEPIHYREGRTLSLSFSKIGLPGVRLGIVVSDPDTIETLSAYAAVGNLAVGNLGVYLMEILFRKEILTNLAKNILRPFYDKKRELAIAIFESEFQKHGIEYEIHDPMGGFFLWIRFPNLSVTNHKLYHLCKDKRLFIVSGHYFFPGLNSDFSHTQDCIRLTYCRPEEELARGAHILAEIIASHQTKSE is encoded by the coding sequence ATGACCCCCATGCAGAATCCTCCCTCTTCCCTTTGGGCGAACCGCCTCCGCCAAAACCAAGGAATCCGTTCCCTGATGGAAGATTTGGGCCAGGTGACGGGCCATCCCGACGAAATTCTTCTGGGAGGGGGAAATCCGGCTCATATCCCGGAAGCGGAAGCAATCTTTGCCGAAGCCTTTCAGAGTCTTGCGAAAGATCCAAAACTTGGAGCCTTACTCGGAGACTACCAAGCTCCGATTGGAAACGATCGTTTTCGTTCCCTTGCGGCAGAGTTTCTTTCCCCTCATTTAGGTGCAGATCTTAGAAAGGACAATATTGCTTTTTTTAACGGCAGCCAAAACGCCTATTCGTATTTACTCAACATTCATTCTGGAAAGATGATGGACGGGAGTTTTAAAAAAATTCTCCTACCGATTGTTCCAGATTACATCGGTTATGCGGACCAGTCCATCGAAGCAGATGCATTTTTGGCTACAAAACCAGAAGTGATTCGAACAGGAAATCGTAGATTTCGATACGGTTTAAACAAAACGGAGTTTGATCTTTCCATTGTTGGTTGTGTGGCCTTATCTCGGCCAACAAATCCTACGGGAAATATTTTATCAAACAAGGACATTGAATGGGTGGAAGAAAGAACTCAAAAACAAAAACTTCCTCTCCTGATTGATTTAGCCTATGGGAATCCTTTCCCAAATTTAATTGGGCAAGAAGAACCGATTCATTACCGGGAAGGGAGAACTCTATCCCTTAGTTTCTCAAAAATTGGACTCCCAGGGGTTCGTTTGGGGATTGTTGTTTCCGATCCCGATACCATAGAAACCCTCTCTGCCTATGCTGCTGTAGGGAATCTTGCCGTAGGAAATTTAGGTGTTTATCTGATGGAGATTCTCTTTCGTAAAGAAATCCTCACCAACCTTGCAAAAAACATCTTACGTCCGTTTTATGACAAAAAAAGAGAACTCGCAATTGCCATTTTTGAATCAGAATTCCAAAAACATGGAATCGAATATGAAATCCATGATCCTATGGGTGGATTTTTTCTTTGGATTCGATTCCCCAACCTATCAGTCACCAACCATAAACTTTACCACCTTTGTAAAGATAAACGGCTCTTCATTGTTTCAGGACATTATTTCTTTCCTGGTTTAAACTCAGATTTTTCGCATACTCAAGATTGCATACGTTTGACATATTGTCGTCCAGAAGAAGAATTAGCCAGGGGAGCCCATATCCTTGCGGAAATTATTGCCTCCCACCAGACAAAATCCGAATGA
- a CDS encoding DUF445 family protein produces MDVAKLDAWYRRLLVIFSIIGGGFQLYYEGNIWVNAVFVVLMAGMVGYFTNFLAIKMLFQPKHGKVLGWSGLVPKNKSKIAKSLGESIQSNLLHPDIILTYIYERNLVETGIQKIVKEIDEAIHNEEIRTMLVTKIISMLKERGPEILEVIFDFSEETMKKMAERPEEVQKLWDYTKNRLTYYLTEETNREELGKQLRVILLEEMPKLANLLNEGLEEYLKTRSTLGKIGIGVKKIFSFNEDAIRELLERFVKDPETSDQFMKMMDEMMAGLQERLNSKETQEFITGKISNWLEASGDYARQNLLPSGIERLQSYLDDPNNWEEIEKNFFRAVDWVKKRLLEFMNSEEGKIYLKTNIEKFVHNINVTALVEERVMALDTDDLEKMILDNTGGNLVVIQFLGGILGMIAGLIQVHIYFAVPVGTLVLITYIAHYRNQKRIFAESERTI; encoded by the coding sequence ATGGATGTTGCAAAATTAGACGCCTGGTATCGTAGGTTACTTGTTATTTTCTCCATCATCGGTGGAGGATTCCAACTTTACTATGAAGGAAACATTTGGGTCAATGCTGTCTTTGTAGTTCTGATGGCAGGGATGGTAGGATATTTTACAAATTTCCTAGCCATTAAAATGTTATTTCAACCTAAACATGGTAAGGTGCTTGGTTGGTCGGGCCTTGTTCCCAAAAACAAATCCAAAATTGCAAAATCGCTAGGAGAAAGTATCCAAAGTAACCTCCTCCATCCCGATATTATTTTAACCTATATCTACGAACGTAACTTGGTCGAAACTGGTATCCAAAAAATAGTCAAAGAAATTGATGAGGCCATTCATAACGAAGAAATTCGAACCATGTTAGTGACCAAAATCATTTCTATGTTAAAGGAGAGAGGGCCTGAAATTTTAGAAGTTATCTTTGATTTTTCAGAAGAAACAATGAAAAAGATGGCAGAACGGCCAGAAGAAGTCCAAAAACTTTGGGACTACACAAAGAATCGCCTAACATACTACCTTACAGAAGAAACCAATCGTGAAGAACTTGGTAAACAACTTCGAGTGATTCTATTAGAAGAAATGCCGAAATTAGCAAATTTACTCAATGAAGGTTTGGAAGAGTATTTAAAAACAAGAAGTACGCTTGGTAAAATTGGAATCGGAGTGAAAAAGATTTTTTCTTTTAATGAAGATGCCATTCGTGAACTCTTAGAACGTTTCGTTAAAGACCCTGAAACTTCTGATCAGTTTATGAAGATGATGGACGAGATGATGGCAGGTCTCCAAGAAAGGTTAAACTCCAAAGAAACACAAGAATTCATTACTGGAAAAATTTCCAATTGGTTGGAAGCAAGTGGCGACTATGCCAGACAAAATCTTTTGCCATCGGGAATAGAAAGATTACAGTCCTATTTAGATGATCCGAACAACTGGGAAGAAATAGAAAAGAATTTTTTCCGTGCTGTGGATTGGGTCAAAAAACGCCTTCTTGAATTTATGAATAGCGAAGAAGGAAAAATTTATCTCAAAACCAATATAGAAAAATTTGTCCACAACATCAATGTGACTGCCCTTGTCGAAGAACGTGTGATGGCACTTGACACGGATGATTTGGAAAAAATGATTTTGGATAATACAGGAGGAAATCTTGTCGTCATACAATTCTTAGGTGGGATTTTAGGAATGATCGCAGGACTCATCCAAGTGCATATCTATTTTGCTGTTCCTGTGGGAACACTTGTTCTTATCACATACATTGCCCATTACAGAAACCAAAAAAGGATTTTTGCGGAATCAGAAAGGACAATATGA
- a CDS encoding tetratricopeptide repeat protein: MGTKNSRFSLVSFSLAILLSLLGFSLIGCDYLKSLTESKYRKRIGGELPSEKDIVNWKEKLALEEAEIEEMDKRIRKMVQKSNQSSALSWKIARAYMRAGSADLGAKYYEEAMGETLPNSKQGGFEIHSYESALPFFEKAIQTGKLDKQLLYEMAVAYANASKDMGWEPVRRNRAIGLFKQLSKLDKEDSRFPFQLALVYFDSSLKDEAWNGKLSNGYDEVETAFSLLDQILRKEPYNVPTRFAKANFLYQVGKSNLAYDEYIRIKSILEEMKEKGNIREPLEENSSYRNVIKNLNQLGAQNKSN; this comes from the coding sequence ATGGGCACAAAAAACAGCAGGTTTTCTTTGGTTTCCTTCTCTTTGGCGATTCTTCTTTCCCTGCTTGGCTTTAGTTTGATAGGGTGTGACTATCTCAAGTCACTTACCGAATCCAAATACCGAAAACGGATTGGAGGAGAACTGCCTTCCGAAAAAGACATCGTGAACTGGAAAGAGAAGTTGGCTCTGGAAGAGGCAGAAATTGAAGAGATGGACAAACGGATTCGGAAAATGGTCCAAAAGTCTAACCAATCATCCGCCCTTTCATGGAAAATTGCTCGGGCTTATATGCGGGCCGGCTCCGCTGATTTAGGAGCCAAATATTATGAAGAAGCCATGGGAGAAACCTTACCTAACTCAAAACAGGGTGGATTTGAAATCCATTCTTATGAGTCTGCGTTACCTTTTTTTGAAAAAGCCATTCAAACGGGAAAGTTAGACAAGCAGTTGTTATATGAAATGGCAGTTGCTTATGCCAATGCTTCCAAAGATATGGGTTGGGAGCCGGTCAGACGAAATCGTGCGATTGGATTATTCAAACAACTTTCAAAATTAGATAAAGAAGATTCTCGGTTCCCTTTTCAATTGGCACTTGTGTATTTTGATTCTTCATTGAAGGATGAAGCCTGGAATGGAAAACTTTCGAATGGATACGATGAAGTAGAAACTGCTTTTTCATTATTGGACCAAATCCTACGCAAAGAGCCATACAATGTTCCAACAAGGTTTGCAAAGGCTAATTTTTTATACCAAGTGGGAAAATCAAATTTAGCTTATGATGAATACATTCGAATTAAGTCTATATTGGAAGAGATGAAAGAAAAAGGAAACATCCGGGAACCGTTAGAAGAAAATTCATCTTATCGCAATGTCATTAAAAACTTAAACCAATTAGGGGCCCAAAACAAATCTAACTGA
- the dprA gene encoding DNA-processing protein DprA → MVVSILGHPRISTFLRRTKLWRKFNRFSDLYLALPSYFEQEFWSQCLTECIQWEKSKDPNWKLVSFYDPEYPKNLKEIYDPPFVFACLGNLQLFQSPIVAIVGTRKSSPVSLSATRELVKILSSNKDLVIVSGMALGIDREAFLSSLEFGVPVIGVLGTTLGIEYPPGNRDLYKRIKEDPKQLLITEFLLKTEPAKWTFPKRNRVISGLADKVYIMESGRKSGTISTAYSAMEQNREIFVFDHPKQFDNEGGRLLIRQGAQKLFGQMKIPKEEMVFESKEISYEEWRNKRTIPSGMRRDGGWDLDFIL, encoded by the coding sequence GTGGTAGTTTCGATTTTAGGTCATCCGCGAATTTCTACTTTTCTTCGCAGAACAAAACTTTGGCGTAAGTTCAACAGATTTTCAGATTTATATTTGGCTCTTCCTTCTTATTTTGAACAAGAGTTCTGGAGCCAATGTTTGACAGAATGTATCCAATGGGAAAAATCGAAAGATCCAAATTGGAAACTAGTAAGTTTTTATGACCCAGAATATCCTAAAAATTTGAAGGAAATTTATGATCCTCCTTTTGTTTTTGCTTGTTTGGGAAATCTTCAGTTATTTCAGTCTCCTATCGTGGCCATCGTTGGAACAAGGAAGTCTTCTCCTGTTTCCCTATCTGCCACGAGGGAACTTGTAAAAATACTATCATCAAACAAAGATTTGGTTATCGTATCCGGTATGGCACTAGGGATTGATCGTGAAGCTTTCCTTTCTTCTTTGGAATTTGGGGTTCCTGTGATTGGTGTACTCGGAACTACTTTAGGAATCGAATATCCACCTGGGAACCGGGATCTTTACAAACGAATCAAAGAAGACCCAAAACAACTTCTCATCACAGAATTTTTGCTCAAAACAGAGCCTGCCAAATGGACTTTTCCTAAACGAAATCGTGTTATATCGGGCCTTGCGGACAAAGTGTATATAATGGAATCTGGGCGAAAATCTGGAACCATTTCCACAGCTTATAGTGCAATGGAACAAAACAGAGAGATCTTTGTTTTTGACCACCCCAAACAATTTGATAACGAAGGTGGTCGGTTACTCATTAGGCAAGGGGCACAAAAGTTATTTGGTCAAATGAAAATCCCAAAAGAAGAAATGGTGTTCGAAAGTAAGGAGATCAGTTATGAAGAATGGAGAAATAAACGAACCATCCCTTCTGGAATGCGAAGAGATGGTGGATGGGATTTAGATTTTATCCTTTAA
- a CDS encoding DegT/DnrJ/EryC1/StrS family aminotransferase has product MSTETIQRPLRKEKDIEFFKPTLSREDLKGVLECLVDEHLSTGEIVERFEKTFCHTFKIKYAISSNSLTSAYHLALLALGVKAGDSVLLSSYAPISALDAIFLLQAKPVLVDLKRNSFHPCTEEFLRKKNESGARFALFDHSFGSLIRLSDYSIEGLEVVEDFTEAIGATSETITVGKQSKIAICGLSAENIITTGNGAMIITSEVSLSNAVKSYKSGSSAKRNFGEPKYDYNLVDYQAALGIEQLSKLGVILERKKKIASAYLQAVQNSRLETYFQNPTEDTFQRFPIIVSGQNYEEIQRYFKSIHIGTQRTVDEPLHRVLEENPIEFPNAERLFQRGHCIPIYPNLTKDNVQRIATAIRRIY; this is encoded by the coding sequence ATGAGCACCGAAACAATACAAAGACCCCTTCGAAAAGAAAAAGATATCGAATTTTTTAAACCGACCCTTTCACGGGAAGACCTAAAAGGTGTTTTAGAATGTCTCGTGGACGAACACCTTTCTACCGGTGAAATTGTAGAAAGATTTGAAAAAACATTCTGCCATACTTTCAAAATCAAATATGCCATTTCTTCTAATTCTCTTACTTCGGCATATCACTTAGCCTTACTTGCGCTAGGTGTAAAGGCAGGCGATTCCGTTTTACTTTCTAGTTATGCACCAATCTCTGCTTTAGATGCGATTTTTCTCTTACAAGCAAAACCAGTGCTTGTGGATTTAAAAAGAAATTCCTTCCATCCTTGCACAGAAGAATTTCTTCGCAAAAAAAATGAATCGGGCGCAAGGTTTGCTCTTTTTGATCATAGCTTTGGATCGCTCATTCGCCTCTCTGATTATTCCATTGAAGGTTTAGAAGTTGTAGAGGACTTCACCGAAGCCATTGGTGCCACTTCAGAAACCATTACTGTTGGGAAACAATCGAAAATTGCAATTTGTGGACTGAGTGCTGAAAATATCATTACAACTGGAAACGGTGCGATGATCATCACTTCTGAAGTTTCTCTTTCGAATGCAGTAAAATCATATAAGTCTGGATCATCCGCCAAACGTAACTTTGGTGAACCAAAATATGATTACAATTTGGTAGATTACCAAGCCGCTCTTGGAATTGAGCAACTTTCTAAACTTGGTGTCATTTTAGAACGTAAAAAAAAGATTGCTTCTGCATATTTACAGGCCGTTCAAAATTCTAGATTAGAAACCTATTTTCAAAATCCAACAGAAGATACATTCCAAAGATTTCCTATTATTGTTTCCGGACAAAACTACGAAGAGATCCAAAGGTATTTTAAATCCATTCATATCGGAACACAAAGAACAGTTGATGAACCTCTTCATCGGGTATTGGAAGAAAATCCTATAGAATTTCCAAATGCAGAGCGTCTTTTCCAACGCGGACATTGTATTCCTATTTATCCTAACCTAACAAAAGATAACGTACAACGGATCGCCACAGCCATCCGACGCATCTATTGA
- a CDS encoding SDR family NAD(P)-dependent oxidoreductase, producing the protein MKNAYVTGASQGIGKEFVRALAKDYNVFLISRTESDLKKVILELEPKSRGILKYYALDLTKKKDVEELADIITKDKEAELLVNNAGFGTVGEFAALPLDKELDEVNLNVKTLVHLSHVALNRFKKNKKGYLINVASIAGYLPAPGSAIYAATKAFVKSFTESIHEEAKLHGIHVQALCPGLTHSDFHQRAGINKSKYPSFMWQNADVVVEESLNALRYNQAVCITGSFNQGAITVSELIPRGFLRRLSGKYLKLEEE; encoded by the coding sequence ATGAAAAATGCATATGTCACTGGCGCATCCCAAGGAATTGGAAAAGAATTTGTTCGAGCCCTTGCGAAAGACTATAATGTCTTTTTAATTTCCCGTACGGAATCTGATTTAAAAAAAGTTATTTTAGAACTGGAACCTAAATCCAGAGGTATTTTAAAATATTATGCTTTAGATCTTACCAAAAAAAAAGATGTGGAAGAACTCGCTGATATCATAACAAAAGACAAAGAAGCCGAACTTCTAGTGAACAATGCAGGTTTTGGAACTGTGGGTGAGTTTGCGGCTCTTCCACTAGATAAAGAATTAGATGAAGTTAATCTGAATGTAAAAACTTTAGTGCACCTAAGTCACGTTGCTCTAAACAGATTCAAAAAAAATAAAAAAGGTTATTTGATCAATGTGGCATCTATCGCTGGTTATTTGCCAGCGCCGGGAAGTGCTATCTATGCCGCCACCAAAGCATTTGTAAAATCCTTTACAGAATCCATCCACGAAGAAGCAAAACTTCACGGAATTCATGTCCAAGCACTTTGTCCTGGACTCACACATTCTGACTTTCACCAAAGAGCAGGGATTAACAAATCCAAATACCCATCCTTCATGTGGCAAAATGCCGATGTTGTCGTAGAAGAATCGTTAAATGCCCTTCGTTATAACCAAGCCGTATGTATCACAGGTTCCTTCAATCAAGGAGCAATCACTGTTTCCGAGCTAATCCCACGAGGTTTCCTGCGTAGGTTAAGCGGAAAATACCTAAAACTAGAAGAGGAATAG
- a CDS encoding GNAT family N-acetyltransferase gives MSHSFRRLGESDLSSLLHWESLCFPGEEWTEKMIQTHLEFHVAFGLGGPETKCYALVCETPWEIEIFRIATLPNYRKLGLAKELLVALFQEFPKKEFFLEVKESNLAAITLYQSVGFLELERRKKYYPDGSTAVLMKRNPSE, from the coding sequence ATGTCTCATAGTTTTCGAAGGCTGGGTGAATCCGATCTATCCTCCCTCCTCCATTGGGAATCCCTTTGTTTTCCAGGAGAGGAATGGACGGAAAAAATGATCCAAACCCATTTAGAATTCCATGTGGCTTTTGGTTTAGGAGGTCCAGAAACAAAGTGTTATGCGCTTGTTTGTGAAACTCCTTGGGAGATCGAAATTTTTCGGATCGCAACACTTCCCAACTATCGAAAGTTAGGTTTGGCTAAAGAACTTTTGGTGGCGCTATTCCAAGAATTTCCGAAAAAAGAATTCTTTTTGGAAGTAAAGGAATCAAACCTTGCGGCCATAACACTTTACCAATCAGTTGGTTTTCTTGAATTAGAGAGACGCAAAAAATATTATCCGGACGGATCCACAGCTGTCCTAATGAAAAGGAATCCATCAGAATGA